From the Bradysia coprophila strain Holo2 chromosome X unlocalized genomic scaffold, BU_Bcop_v1 contig_12, whole genome shotgun sequence genome, the window aggagaatgatgtttagaaactaagaagaaatgtaatagagttttacgatattttagtacattctgtcataaaattactgctgtcactgcgcttattttcatgtgaaccaacttcactgctgtgacatttcataggaatgaatcaatgtgaagttgtttcacaaaaaaatagtccagtaagaatgaagtaccataaaaaaatgtggcgcctctacaggccaaccgactaggcgaatactGAGTCATTGGGCTACTTTGTGTAAGAGCAGTGTCAATAAAGTCTTTTTATATATgacgatctgcgtgacctcttCTTTACAGTCTTGCTTGCATTGTACCTACAATGACAGAACTGACAGTAACAATTGACTTGGCTCTAAACCACACATGGCTTagattcattttaataatgaTGACAACTGTCAAACGTCAAtccaaagtgtttttttttaacaataaaaatttgctcgcaagagaaaaatataaaaaaaagtcaaaatctTTGATTGGCAAAATGATACTTTTGGTGTAATTTTCCtgtgaaatataaaatcgTGAAACATGCAAAATACGACGGAAAATAAGTATAGTTTTAAGGTTGTGTTATTAGGCGAGGGATGCGTAGGCAAAACTTCACTGGTATGTTACATATCTATTTACAACAAtacttaaattaatttatcaatttgCTTTGTATTGTGAGTACTATTGCTGCTAAATGCgagataaacatttttttctattccCGCAGGTACTACGATACGTAGAAGATAAGTTTAACAAGAAACATATAACAACGTTGCAGGTAAATATATGGCAAAATATTCGCatgaatttttactttgttcTCGTAAACATCAGACGAAGAACAAGTAGGTGCACTTGAATGGCTTCTGATCGAtccatttccatatttttcaggcttcatttttaaccaaaaaaataaattacaacgGAAATAGGATACACTTGAACATTTGGGATACAGCTGGACAGGAAAGGTACGTATTCCATATAGAGATAGATCTGTATGGAGCTCTAGATGGAACAGTATAATGTGTTCCGGTGTTTGtcacaaacacaaaaacattttaatcgaaaaagatAATTTCCGATGAATCATCACCGACAATATTGCAAATTTACTTGTAGGTTTCATGCGCTAGGACCAATTTACTATAGGTCGTCGAACGGAGCGATTTTGGTGTACGATGTGACTGACGAAGGTTCATTccaaaaagtaattttctttGCGAGTAATTTTGCACAGCCGGCGCAAGAAGTAACCAAACCATTTTCCAATTAACAGGTGAAGAATTGGGTTAGAGAACTCAAAATGATGCTGGGTGCAGATATTGTTTTGGCTATTGCTggcaataaaattgatttgcaaAAAGACATAAATGTGCCGCTGGAAACAGCTGAAAGGTAAATGGTCATAGCAGAGACTATTGCGCACTTTTGTTCACTGAAATCATTCTCAAACTCAAGCGAGATAGCCCCAAAAATTCCTAACCTCCTGAAAATGTCGAAGGGGTCATTACCCCTTCGTGAACCACTTCTAATCTAACTGATTTGTATTTGCAGCTACGCAGAAAGTGTCGGTGCCAAACACTTCGAAACATCGGCGAAAAACAATATCGGAGTGGAGGAACTATTTCTAGAGCTAACTAATATGGCAAGTGTTggctttttgtaaaatattttgtaatttgatttgttgACTAAATTCACTTGTTCGTTACCCCATACACAAACAGATGATTGCATCACATGATGCAAAGCAAACGGAGAATACAGACAGTCGAACGAATTCGTTGCGACGCAGTAATCGATTGGTTGTTGCCGATAGTAGTGATATGGCGGAGAACAATTCGTCAAGATGTTGCGGAAATGGTTAAAATGTGGAACCTGTTGACTGGTTGTACGATTTTGATACAATGAACTTTATATGATAGGAAATGTGTTATAAGGATAACTGCAATTAATGATCAAAAATGAGATAACAAAACTGTAAAAGTGAAATGATTATTTCCTCCcctttttattttccttgtTGTAAATAAAACTTTCAGAAGAATAGATGGTTTTTGGGACTCAAAAACGGTGGCACTAAAATGGTCCCCGAATTGTCAGTCAAAAGGAAATACTTCATCAAAGACTTTCCTGTTCGCAATTTCTAGTCCAGAGAGTCTGGGTCTCAGTAATTTCGTTATAAAAATGGTTTATTTAACAGACACGAACCGGTAAATAAAAAGATTTCAATACAAACTCATTCCCAAAAGGGGAATGCTTTGTGCGAGGAGAGGGAGAAACAACTCttttgtgattaacatggTTAATCAGTTATCATATTTGACACATGACCCACGTTCCCATTATGTCATACTGATCGACGATATCAGACTGAATTAACAGTGATTTCGATTACAGCGAGATGCTTCACAAATCCTATTAATAATACAAATAACGGTGCGCTCAGCATGTGATAGATTATGGAACATGACTTCTGACTTCTGACCAGCTGTTTTGGAGAACTAACTTCGTTCGGGTTCTAACATGCGAAAGTGACTAAAATCagtcgtccaaaacagatactcaaaaaatgtcGAGAAAGCATTTGAAAAACCATCGTTTTCGACCccgaaatatgaaaataagttTTCTAAACATACAAGACAGGtggcatggtggcgctgtcGTTTTTAAACATGTCTGGATGTCCATGTAaatgtaatttgtgaatgCCAATAGGagaatcaaggttctgaaagaacaggataagacaactctgagctGATCACGAagaggcggtgacacacaattgcgtccacggctgcgaagtttatatgtaaaatggaacttaacaaaaacgaaattctgaattttcacccgccttcgtggttgtcttaacctgtcactgcgcttattttcatgtgaaccaacttcatatggcgaaatttgttctgtaatgacaaatgtgaagtcggttcacatgaaaataagccgtagagaatgaagtactatgtaaaaatgtggcgcctctacaggccaacccactTGTCTCCATTTGAAAGGGAATTTATTGCCaagttttttaacgttgcgatttggcaacggactaaatACAACACTAGAACTCACCCACAGCGCAAGGCTATTAGACTAAAACAGAAGATAAGTCAACGCTTTTCCCTTTCCCAGGGCTCACGTTTAGTGAATTAATTTAGAAGAAGAAGGCTGTTTCTTTTAGAACTTTGCACAATCCaaacaaaattgcaatttgaatATAGTGCAGAACATCTTGTTCTATAAtttcaacgcactccaagaacaggcacaagaacagatttaaaataagggtcaaaatatttaaaaaaaaattcatataacTTCAGTTTTTAATGTTGGCATCGTACCACCGAggggataaaaataaaagacttTTTGACCGTTCACAAACATCGTAATGGAACTTTCGTTCGTGTAGTTGTGTTCCATTAATGAGATAAAACTTAGAAACCAAGCTTTCGGCTTCGCCTTGGATTTAACTGCACACAAAAGCTGTGGTttttaacacattgaaattaattgctgcttgccaactttcggcaccctggactttacttaaatagtcgaggaatgcctccaaataaatttctaaaaatccaaaactgaattccagatttttagaaatttatttggaggcattcctcgactatttaagtaaagtccagtgtgccgaaagttgacaagccgcaattattttgaatgtgttaatgTTGTCTCACTTGCTTTGACTGATGTAGAAAGATTTCACGAGTCAACAGAACATAACAAGCTTGCACGTAAAAGCTCCGATGAATCCGTGCCTATTTTCATTCTTTGTGCCCCAGTGAGAATAAAACAACGACAACGTTGATTCATTGACTGAATTTCAGTGACTGGGATTGCGTAAGATAAAAATATACAATTGGTGGTGGGGGCGTAATATAAATGGCATATCATATAATAATTGTCATGACGTCGCCTCTGGATATTACATcaattgaaatgtcaaaacagaaaattcattcaaaatcaacaaaaaaatttctttagtGGCGACGGTATTTGTATGTGTTTCTTTCCcaatttccaattaaatttgCATGTTAGCTATTGTATTTAACATCGCTGCCATTTTAACACTACTTTTATTTGTTGTTCATTATATTTACTATATTTTGAGTGCTTTAACGCTAAGCTCAATGCAGTCCGAAGAcgcaaaatatataaaaaagtaagTGAACCAAAATATATGACATTCGCATTAATAAGTGCACAGcacaaaaagaaagaaagaaaaaaattcgtaCAAAACTTTGGTATATTACATGTACATTACATATATAAGTATACATAAAGTTCCGAGGTTGTTTGTGATGACCACGAAATTTTACCCATTTCGTTTTGCTCTTTTCTTAaaccaattttattgtgtAGGCGCTCGAAAGGTGGTTCTATCGAGCCACATCCAACTGAAAAAGcgattattttgaattatacACTTGAAGCAAAGGTTTTTGGTGAGCCTGGTGACCCTATGCTCGAAGATTCAAAGGTAATATCAGCATTAATATGTTGCaacaaaacattattctaTATCGCGGtgtatttattgatttttccaCGCCTTTATATTCGTTTCGTCTGAAGAGCACaaacagtttttattttcgcttCTCTGATGTTTGATTTATGTTTCCTCATTATTTCGATTTCGTTTTCGTTCAAAGTTGGTTTTTTTGGGTCtttaaaattcgtttaattaaatatttgtcatCAGAATTGTCAGCGAATCATTCGACTAAAGTCTCTCAACTCAAAAACCTGTCCGGCAGCATTAGCAGCAGAAGTGGTTGAAAAGTGTGGCATTATCAATaagtcacaagtggcagaagttgagcaaattatttattatttaaagaaTCGTGCAGGTAAATACGCTGTTTAACCATCCCGTTTTCGATTTCCTTACAAAGCATTTTCCTTCCGGCCAGATAACTCTGAAATGTCTACACAACGGTCGGTGTCTCGAGGTTCTGGCAAAACTGTGCCCGTAGACGCGGAGAAAGTGAAGGAGAAGGCATCCATTCGCAATTTGGATGAGTATGTGGAATTGTTGTACGAAGATTTACAAGAGCGAGTTCGGGGTTCGTCGCTAATTTTACGTCTGGCTAGATGTCCGGATAATTTGGAGGAGTTAGAACGGAATGGTGAGTAGTACTTGATGGTCTCAGTAAGACATTTGACTAACTTTGCGAATAATGATTTTGACAGAATCGGTTTTAAGTGCTCTGGCTCGAGTACTGCGAGAAGATTGGAAGAAGAGCCTCGAACTATCCACAAACATCATCTACATTTTCTTCTGCTTTTCAACCTACACAAAATTCCACAATGTCATCGTGCAATATCGGGTAAGTTGAAATAACGAACCTCTAGCTACAGGGATGACCAATCGACATTTTAAATTGTCCAAATCGTTAGATCGGCTCGCTTTGCATGGAAATCATCGAATACGAACTCCGACATTACGATGCCAAAAAGCACAATCTGGAAACGTGGAAGAATCCCGAAAAGGTGGTCAAAGATACCAGCAAAAGTTCGGACTGCCTAGACACATTGATGAACGAGGAAAAGCCCAAAGAAATGGAACCACCGCGACGACGAATACCAGAACTGAAGCAAAGACCCAAATCGGGTaattggtcaagtcaaagttCCAGCATGAGTTCATCGTTGCGTAGCTTGAACAGCAGCTATCACGAAAATTTATCGATGGCGTTGGACAGTCCGGTGAATGGTATGTCTGTATCGGATGTAACCACAGTCGGTCAAAAGCGCACCAAAGAGGACTTCGATAAGCTGAACAAGCAATTGAAAGTTTATACGATGAAACAGGAGCAATTGTTGCGCGTTGCATTTTACTTATTGCTGAACATTGCGGAGAATGTTACCTTCGAAGAGAAAATGCGTAAGAAGAACATTGTGAAAATGTTGATCAAATTGCTGGATCGGCAGAATGTGGAAGTGCTTGTGCTGGTGGTAACATTCCTGAAGAAATTGTCAATTGTCAAGGACAACAAAGACGAGATGTATGAACTGaatattgtcgaaaaattGCCACGACTGTTGCAAACCCTATATCCCGATCTCATCCAAGTTACGTTAAAGTTGATCTTCAATCTATCCTTCGATGGTGCATTGCGTGCAAAAATGATTCGCATCGGACTTCTACCGAAACTGGTCACCTATTTGAGCGACGATAAGCATCATGGAATTGTCGTCCGTATATTGTACCACATGTCGATGGACGACAAAGTGAAATCGATGTTTACATATACGGAATGTGTGCCATTAGTGACCGATATGCTGATATTGAATCTAAATCCCGAGTCCGATTTAGAGTTGATTGCACTGTGCATCAATTTGGCATTGAACAAACGCAATGCCCAACAGATGACCGAAAACAATCGATTGCATACACTTATGACAAGGGCGTTCAAATATCAAGACTCGTTGCTGATGAAAATGATTCGGAACATTTCGCATCACGAAAGCTTGCGAGGTCATTTTGTGGTTAGTAGTTCGGCCGTTATTTTGACTTGTACGATTCCATTTCTGGTTGTTCTTTCCATAGGATTTTGTTGGTGATTTAGCCAAAGTTCTGACTGACTGTgacaatgaaaaattcatgGTTGAGTGCTTGGGAATATTAGCCAATTTATCTCTTCCCGATTTAGACTATTCGTCTTTACTCCAAGAATACAATCTCATACCGTGGATTCGTGATGTCTTGATTCCaggtaattttttgttttgtacaaCAGTTCGATGAGCGGGGCACTTTGACTCTCTTTTGCTTCTCTCTTCACAGGGAAGTCATCTGACGATGTAGTCCTAGACACTGTGGTATTTCTTGGCACTTGTGCTTGCGACGAAGCTTGTACGATGCTTCTATGTAAAGCAGAAGTCATCACATCGCTAATCGAACTACTGAAAGCGAAGCAAGAAGATGACGAGATGGTTTTGCAAATCGTTTTCGTTTTCCAACAAATTCTGCGCAATGAGAGCACTAGAGACTACATGATAAAGGAAACAGGTTGGTGTAATTGTCAGACTGACTCGGGGAAAATGTCCAGATGTTAAGAAATAGCAAAATTTACAGAATCGCCAGCCTATTTGATCGATTTGATGCACGACAAAAATCCAGAAATTCGAAAAGTCTGCGATTATTGCCTTGACAAGATTACTCTGTACGATGAGGAATGGGCAACACGGTTGAAGGTGAATTGCCGTGACGATTTTTGTGAAACAGAAATGAAAACTGAACGAaatttgtcgttttttttttctagttgGAAAGATTCAGAAACTACAACGAGCAATGGATCAATATGGTCGAATCATACCAGGAAATGGAAGACAACACCTATTACGATCAGTTTGAGGATGACGACAAACAACCGTATTTGACTGCCGATTATCTGGACCAGTGTATGCTTTATCAATCGGAAGATTCAGACAATATGAGAGTCAATTCTGCTATGTCGAATGGCAGTCGTCCGTTGAGCAGGTAAATGCACAAAAGGGCAGCGGAAGTTTATTCAAATACGACAAGCGGCAACTGAAACGTTTTTCTTACTAATGATGCAGATACAGCCGTGATTTTGAAGAGCTTGATATGCCGAAGTCGCGACGATCGAATTCCGATGAAATGGATAAGAAAATTACGAACACAGCCGAACTGTTGACCGACTTGGAATTGGAATGAACGATTTAATACCAAAATGGATAGCAAAGCCTCGTAAGAACAACACTAAACCCTAGTCGTTTTTGTCAtgtgatatttttgtttaaaaaaagttttttttttcgtttctactATGAGCCAGTGTTGTTGTGTTGTATACTCCTAACTGCATTTCTGTATTGTATAACTTTTGATTTGTAAACTGGaactctttcaataaaaagtttaGTCCCGGTACATAGCCAAACGGAGTTTTCGTTTCATCTTCTAACGAGGCACAGTAAAGTTTGGGAGTCAGTTGTACATGTGACGTAAAGTCATCACGAAAGTGACCTAACGATCTTTTTGTCATTTACAAAACACAAATGTTGGAAACGAAAGACAATGAATCTGGTAGGTTGGAATTACGACCAGTTAATACCAAGAGGGAATCCGTGTGTAAGTATCACCTGGGATTATGGAAATTAATCTCTAAAATGAGATGACCATTGATCCCTATGTTCGAAGTAAATACAAGGTTAGATATGAAGTAATAACGGTTACTTATGCTACTAGAACTGTATAACGGTATCTCGGTTCGGGACGAGGGCGAGAACCTTGTTTACTTCATCGAGTCAAAGAAGGTGGTGCTGCCGCAGCAGTTATACACCAAATGGATTTTGATATCCTACCCCGAAACACCTCGGATTATAAATTTTGGTGATCGACTTTGGTGTTGACAAAAATAGTTCTCAGCTAATTTGCCTTTTTACCGACATTGAATTACAATTGCACCGACTCATTTTAGATTACTCTGTTTACGAAATGATAAATCGACTCACcgacgtttttctttttcttttacgAGAGACATAAAAGCGCCGGACAAGTTTTGTAATATATCACAGTAGAACAAGCGAATTTTCAGTAGCTCGATAAGACTATTATAACTCACTAAGCCCCCGGGAAGTGAGACATTACTTCATTGATATTTGAGAATAaaataacttgagtaattttgtcCTTGTGTTGTTGCATCACTCGCCTTCGACTCGAGCTACACTtggcaaaattaaaaatgtctaaCCAAgcacgtaatctactattctgCTACTAGAAgcgtataaatatatattacaaGGGGCTTGAAAGGAACAACGTAACGGACTCATCCGACAAGCGTCCTTCTATGAAAGTCACAATTTCGTCGAGTCATTGCAGAGTCTTTCTACAAAAGGTTTTGAAAGTAACAATTTGATCGTCGAATCATCGAATATAAGTTGACTGCGATATCCGTTCTACCTTCGTTAGTGCCCGAATAGTGTCAAAAATAGATTGCACTGAAAAATCGACGACACGAGAAACGatgactttctgaagaaacagcGAGTTCCGGAAGAAGCGGTGAGAAGTTGGCGATTCTTCAAGAACTCACGTTCTCTTCAGAAAATCGCcgttttttacattttgtaaaagtggATATTCCTTGTTCGAAATTGTAAAGATGCGAGATGAAATGACAACTCATTGAAGAAAAGGTGAGTTCACGAAGAATCATCGACTGCTCACCTCTTTTTCAAGAACTCGCCGTTTTTTCAGAAAGTCATCGTTTCTCGTGTCGTCGATTTTTCAGTACAATCAAAAATAGAAGTGCGAGAACAAACAAAGTTCATGTTACATGGCATAGTTACCTAAGGCGGAAACAACTCGAGAAATTTTGCGTTGTTTCGATCAACAATTATGCTACATTTTACATTGCAATCCGATGTTCATCACAGActaaacaatggaaagttgACGGTGTGCTTTCGGCCTGATGAGTCTATCAAATTGAACTTAACGCggcagaatttttcggaattttcagaattaacaTTCGCAAAAACAGGTCCTGTTTGAAGGACAGTCTAGGTCTGAGACAATTATCAAAACATTTACACTTTCAACATGGTaactgaatttttcggtaaGCAGCTTATCAAAAAGGTACTTGAGCGAAAcatagaaattgaaaaatgctgTAACTTAAACTGTAAAATctataattttccttttttcgttttataaaaaaatgacttcATAAGCAATTTGTATCTTAGTAGTAGTGAACATCTTAATATCTTTCATCTTTCAACAACAATTAACCATCCACCGTTCATTACGATTCATGCATCGATGATTATAAATTCGGAGCAATAATATTAAGAGTTTTCATCGATATTTCAAAGCCAATGAAACAGGCAGCATTGGCCGGGAATGCTCGTAACATCACTGGCGTTACACCTTTATATAAAGCCAACGGACCTTCGGTTCGCATCAATTCACGGAACACGTCACGAATGCCATTTTTGTACGTTCCTTGTGGTGCTAATTATATCGATTGCGTTAATTTCACCACAtaattgcaaaatatttgtctAACCTGTTTGTAGTCGACTCTTCAACACATCAGCCGGCATGCCAACGGACCAATTCGCTATGCCAGCCATACCGCCGGCGAAGATCGTACCCATTAGGCCACGACTGCCATCAGAACCGAATTTTTCGGCTGCCCATTCTTTGATCCATTCATACGTTAAGAAATACATTCCACTTGCTGGGACATCtgggaaaaatggaaaacatcgaaatttttttgttaatgcaCAGAAATATTGGATGATTTTAAATGGacgaatggaattttcatcTCCTTTACAGACAGGTAGTAGTAGACCATTAACGGTAGATTTAAACGACGAAGAGAACTTGCATCCTTTACAGACATGTAATCTTAGAGTAACATAACGTTCGGTATAGATAAATTTAGTAGAGTTCAGATACCATTAGATGTACGAATAGTTTCTATGTTGAAAAATCCGCTAGAAGTACGTAGATTACGCAATTTTTACATTCGAaagtataaaattgaatttatggtCGATATTATATTGGCAGTGATAGTATGAATTATAGTGacttacaaaaattcaattaaagtcTAACAATCAACGCGACTACTGACCAATTGATAAACATGACGACACAACAAGTAATTGTCTTCCAAGTACGTTCGACCGACGACGATTCCTGTGACTCTTGATTATCCTTTCCAgtaacattaaaatttaaaaatattaaaaaaatcgttcattACGCTCCAGattaacatgaaaataaattttatattgaaatcGCGTGCTGTAAATCAGATAATTAACTATCCCTTTAAATAGGTCAAcgtattttcagaattttcacaaTCAAACAACGCAGTCTACACGTAATTAGTGGTCATTCAATTATGTGATAGCTGGCTACTTGACAGCACCGCGTAAGCAACAATTATCGAAACAAGTCCCTTATTGTGAATCGAattatgaagaaaatattcGTGTTGTTATCTCTGTGCGTTTTGTTTTCCCTATCCAGAACTCTTTCATACGAAAAGACCGGTCCAAAGAGTAAGGAATtgattctcaaaaataaagTACGACCAGCggacaaaaactttttcgggCTGCTGTTAGTTCCTTGTACGTGCTGATAAAGTTACTGCTTTCAAgtatttcgattaatttttcttttatccgCTAAGACATAATATGCTTTTTCGCTGCTACGGGCATATGGCCACACTATCCGCAGTACATGCAAAATAGTGTCAACGAAATGGGACAACAAGTTTTTTCACAAAGTGACgaacacattcaaaatttttgccgaggaaagtttttatttaatgctCAGGCACATAGACCAGGCAAGTCGATAAATACTCTTTGGAACGATATCTACAACTAAGATTCACCTCTCATTTTCAGTATTTTTCAagggaatttttttcccgttcGCTCCAATAGAGGAATGGCCTTCGAAGACGACAAAGATAGTGGAAAAAACTACTATGAGAGAAAGACCAACGCCTGCAGAGGTAAGTTCGATaagtttacataaatttacat encodes:
- the LOC119067382 gene encoding ras-related protein Rab-21, with translation MQNTTENKYSFKVVLLGEGCVGKTSLVLRYVEDKFNKKHITTLQASFLTKKINYNGNRIHLNIWDTAGQERFHALGPIYYRSSNGAILVYDVTDEGSFQKVKNWVRELKMMLGADIVLAIAGNKIDLQKDINVPLETAESYAESVGAKHFETSAKNNIGVEELFLELTNMMIASHDAKQTENTDSRTNSLRRSNRLVVADSSDMAENNSSRCCGNG
- the LOC119067383 gene encoding kinesin-associated protein 3 isoform X1, translating into MLAIVFNIAAILTLLLFVVHYIYYILSALTLSSMQSEDAKYIKKRSKGGSIEPHPTEKAIILNYTLEAKVFGEPGDPMLEDSKNCQRIIRLKSLNSKTCPAALAAEVVEKCGIINKSQVAEVEQIIYYLKNRADNSEMSTQRSVSRGSGKTVPVDAEKVKEKASIRNLDEYVELLYEDLQERVRGSSLILRLARCPDNLEELERNESVLSALARVLREDWKKSLELSTNIIYIFFCFSTYTKFHNVIVQYRIGSLCMEIIEYELRHYDAKKHNLETWKNPEKVVKDTSKSSDCLDTLMNEEKPKEMEPPRRRIPELKQRPKSGNWSSQSSSMSSSLRSLNSSYHENLSMALDSPVNGMSVSDVTTVGQKRTKEDFDKLNKQLKVYTMKQEQLLRVAFYLLLNIAENVTFEEKMRKKNIVKMLIKLLDRQNVEVLVLVVTFLKKLSIVKDNKDEMYELNIVEKLPRLLQTLYPDLIQVTLKLIFNLSFDGALRAKMIRIGLLPKLVTYLSDDKHHGIVVRILYHMSMDDKVKSMFTYTECVPLVTDMLILNLNPESDLELIALCINLALNKRNAQQMTENNRLHTLMTRAFKYQDSLLMKMIRNISHHESLRGHFVDFVGDLAKVLTDCDNEKFMVECLGILANLSLPDLDYSSLLQEYNLIPWIRDVLIPGKSSDDVVLDTVVFLGTCACDEACTMLLCKAEVITSLIELLKAKQEDDEMVLQIVFVFQQILRNESTRDYMIKETESPAYLIDLMHDKNPEIRKVCDYCLDKITLYDEEWATRLKLERFRNYNEQWINMVESYQEMEDNTYYDQFEDDDKQPYLTADYLDQCMLYQSEDSDNMRVNSAMSNGSRPLSRYSRDFEELDMPKSRRSNSDEMDKKITNTAELLTDLELE
- the LOC119067383 gene encoding kinesin-associated protein 3 isoform X3 codes for the protein MLEDSKNCQRIIRLKSLNSKTCPAALAAEVVEKCGIINKSQVAEVEQIIYYLKNRADNSEMSTQRSVSRGSGKTVPVDAEKVKEKASIRNLDEYVELLYEDLQERVRGSSLILRLARCPDNLEELERNESVLSALARVLREDWKKSLELSTNIIYIFFCFSTYTKFHNVIVQYRIGSLCMEIIEYELRHYDAKKHNLETWKNPEKVVKDTSKSSDCLDTLMNEEKPKEMEPPRRRIPELKQRPKSGNWSSQSSSMSSSLRSLNSSYHENLSMALDSPVNGMSVSDVTTVGQKRTKEDFDKLNKQLKVYTMKQEQLLRVAFYLLLNIAENVTFEEKMRKKNIVKMLIKLLDRQNVEVLVLVVTFLKKLSIVKDNKDEMYELNIVEKLPRLLQTLYPDLIQVTLKLIFNLSFDGALRAKMIRIGLLPKLVTYLSDDKHHGIVVRILYHMSMDDKVKSMFTYTECVPLVTDMLILNLNPESDLELIALCINLALNKRNAQQMTENNRLHTLMTRAFKYQDSLLMKMIRNISHHESLRGHFVDFVGDLAKVLTDCDNEKFMVECLGILANLSLPDLDYSSLLQEYNLIPWIRDVLIPGKSSDDVVLDTVVFLGTCACDEACTMLLCKAEVITSLIELLKAKQEDDEMVLQIVFVFQQILRNESTRDYMIKETESPAYLIDLMHDKNPEIRKVCDYCLDKITLYDEEWATRLKLERFRNYNEQWINMVESYQEMEDNTYYDQFEDDDKQPYLTADYLDQCMLYQSEDSDNMRVNSAMSNGSRPLSRYSRDFEELDMPKSRRSNSDEMDKKITNTAELLTDLELE
- the LOC119067383 gene encoding kinesin-associated protein 3 isoform X2, translated to MFDLCFLIISISFSFKNCQRIIRLKSLNSKTCPAALAAEVVEKCGIINKSQVAEVEQIIYYLKNRADNSEMSTQRSVSRGSGKTVPVDAEKVKEKASIRNLDEYVELLYEDLQERVRGSSLILRLARCPDNLEELERNESVLSALARVLREDWKKSLELSTNIIYIFFCFSTYTKFHNVIVQYRIGSLCMEIIEYELRHYDAKKHNLETWKNPEKVVKDTSKSSDCLDTLMNEEKPKEMEPPRRRIPELKQRPKSGNWSSQSSSMSSSLRSLNSSYHENLSMALDSPVNGMSVSDVTTVGQKRTKEDFDKLNKQLKVYTMKQEQLLRVAFYLLLNIAENVTFEEKMRKKNIVKMLIKLLDRQNVEVLVLVVTFLKKLSIVKDNKDEMYELNIVEKLPRLLQTLYPDLIQVTLKLIFNLSFDGALRAKMIRIGLLPKLVTYLSDDKHHGIVVRILYHMSMDDKVKSMFTYTECVPLVTDMLILNLNPESDLELIALCINLALNKRNAQQMTENNRLHTLMTRAFKYQDSLLMKMIRNISHHESLRGHFVDFVGDLAKVLTDCDNEKFMVECLGILANLSLPDLDYSSLLQEYNLIPWIRDVLIPGKSSDDVVLDTVVFLGTCACDEACTMLLCKAEVITSLIELLKAKQEDDEMVLQIVFVFQQILRNESTRDYMIKETESPAYLIDLMHDKNPEIRKVCDYCLDKITLYDEEWATRLKLERFRNYNEQWINMVESYQEMEDNTYYDQFEDDDKQPYLTADYLDQCMLYQSEDSDNMRVNSAMSNGSRPLSRYSRDFEELDMPKSRRSNSDEMDKKITNTAELLTDLELE
- the LOC119067383 gene encoding kinesin-associated protein 3 isoform X4, whose amino-acid sequence is MSTQRSVSRGSGKTVPVDAEKVKEKASIRNLDEYVELLYEDLQERVRGSSLILRLARCPDNLEELERNESVLSALARVLREDWKKSLELSTNIIYIFFCFSTYTKFHNVIVQYRIGSLCMEIIEYELRHYDAKKHNLETWKNPEKVVKDTSKSSDCLDTLMNEEKPKEMEPPRRRIPELKQRPKSGNWSSQSSSMSSSLRSLNSSYHENLSMALDSPVNGMSVSDVTTVGQKRTKEDFDKLNKQLKVYTMKQEQLLRVAFYLLLNIAENVTFEEKMRKKNIVKMLIKLLDRQNVEVLVLVVTFLKKLSIVKDNKDEMYELNIVEKLPRLLQTLYPDLIQVTLKLIFNLSFDGALRAKMIRIGLLPKLVTYLSDDKHHGIVVRILYHMSMDDKVKSMFTYTECVPLVTDMLILNLNPESDLELIALCINLALNKRNAQQMTENNRLHTLMTRAFKYQDSLLMKMIRNISHHESLRGHFVDFVGDLAKVLTDCDNEKFMVECLGILANLSLPDLDYSSLLQEYNLIPWIRDVLIPGKSSDDVVLDTVVFLGTCACDEACTMLLCKAEVITSLIELLKAKQEDDEMVLQIVFVFQQILRNESTRDYMIKETESPAYLIDLMHDKNPEIRKVCDYCLDKITLYDEEWATRLKLERFRNYNEQWINMVESYQEMEDNTYYDQFEDDDKQPYLTADYLDQCMLYQSEDSDNMRVNSAMSNGSRPLSRYSRDFEELDMPKSRRSNSDEMDKKITNTAELLTDLELE